From Micromonospora carbonacea:
GGTGGTAATCGACCAGCTCCGGATCCACCGCCAACCGGTACGCGCCCGTGCCGGGCACCCGCACCAGGGCATCCTGGAGGCCGACCAGCCGCAGGGTCGACCGCAACCTGCTGGCCAGCGTGTAGAGCAGCGGGCGTCGGGCATGGACAGCGGAATCCTGCCAGAGAAACTCCACGATGGTCTCGACCCGCACGGGATCGCCGACGTGATAGAGAAGGACGGCGAGCAGGCCACGCTGTTTTGCCGCCCCCAGCGGGATCGCCCGACCGTCGACCGTGAGTTCGGTGGGACCCAGAATCGTGAACTCCATCAGCTCTCGCCCCCCACTAGATCTTGATTGACGTTCACCTATCAATTCTTGATCCGGTCAACCGAAAGCCACAGACCTTTCTCCACAGAGTCCAAAATCAGACATTCCCCTTCCCAGCTTCCTGCAAGCCCACTGCAAGGCGACCGACAAGGTGATCCGCAACCGGCCACTCGACGCTGATTCCCGTCCAGACAGCGCACCGGAGGGGAAGCAAATGACGTCATCAGAATGGTCGGCCAGCCCGATCGGGATCGACGCGAACCGCTGGGTGAGTCGATCCGGCTGCCGTACGGTGCTCGTCGTCGCCCACACCATCACGAGCTGCCAGCGGCTGCTGGACGTGATCGAGCTCGTCGAGAGCGACCCCCGGGTGCAACTGGTCTTCACGGTGGCGCCGGACGTCTTCAACCCGTACGTGCGGCGGTTCCTCGACCGGCTCGGCGCGCTCGTGGTGCCCTGGCACCAGGCCGTCCGGGAGCGGTTCGACCTCGGCCTCGCCGCCGCCTACGGCGGGCTGCACCAGGTGCACGCGCCCCTGCTGCTGATGGCCCACGGGGCGGGGCACAGCAAACGGGTGCGCCCCGCGCCGTTCGGCGGACCGGTGCTCGCGGAGCCGCCCGTGTACGGCCTCGACGCGCAGCGGCTGACCCACGGCGGGCGGGTGCTCCCGACGGCCCTCGCCCTCTCCCACGACGGCGAGCTGGAGGTGCTGCGCCGGCAGTGCCCCGAGGCGGTCGATGCCGCGGTGGTCGTCGGCGACCCCTGCGTCGACCGGCTCGTCGCCAGCCTCCCCCACCGCCGGGACTACCGGCGGGAACTGGGTCTGGACGACCGGCAGGAACTCGTCGTCGTCTCCTCCACCTGGGGTCGGGACGGCGTCTTCGGACGCTGGCCGGACCTGCTACCGCAGCTGATGACTCAGCTGCCGGAGCAGCGGTACCGGATCGCCGCGCTCCTGCACCCGGCGGTGTGGGACGCGCACGGGCACCGCCAGATCCGGGCCTGGCTCCGGGACTGCCGCGAGGGCGGGCTGCTGCTGCCCGATCCGACCGTCGACTGGCGCGGCCCCGTGGTCGCCGCCGACCACGTCATCGGCGACCACGGCTCCGTCACCGCCTACGCCGCCGCCATCGGACGCCCGACCCTGCTGCTGCCCGCACCCCGGTCGATGCCCGCCGCCGGCACGGCCCAGCACCTGCTCGCCACCAACGCGACCCACCTGGACCCGAACCGGCCGCTGCCACCCCAGCTCGCCCCGGCCGCGACGGTCGACCCGCAGGCGGTGATGGCCGCGCTGACCGCCCGGCCGGGGGAAGCCGGCGTGCTGTTGCGACGCACCATGTACCGGCTGCTCCAGCTTGCCGAGCCGGGCCGGCACCGGCAGACCGCCCCGGTGCCGATGCCGGTGCCGTTGGACGGCCGGGCATGAGCGCCGCAGCCGAGCCCGTCGTCGTCGCGCTGCCGCCGGGTGGCCCGCCGCTGCCCCGCGCGGCACGGCTCGCCGACGTCGTGGTGACCGTCACCGGCGGCGATCCGACCCGGATCGGCGCGAGCCTGCTCACGGCCTGCCCCGGGATCGCCCTCGCCGTCGTCGGCACCCCGGCGGGCGACGTCACCGTCGGCATACGCAACGGCCCGCCGCTGGATCTCGGCCGGTTGGCCCCGGCCGGCCGGCTGACCGTCGGGCTGCTCGCCGCGACGGCCCGGCTGCTGCACACCCGCTGGGCCGCCGGAACCCTCCATCACCGACGAACCGCACCGGACGCGCTACGCCTCGCCCGCGCCGCCGCCCGCCTCGTCGAGCAGGCGGAGCACGTCGGGCAGCCGGGGAGAGCCGAGCCGGTCGAAGACGCCGGCGGCCTCCCGGTAGTGCTGCCGTGCGGCCTCGTCGTCGCCGCGCCGCCGCGCGATGCGGCCGAGCAACACCACCGCCTCTGCCCGCTCGTTGTCCGACCCGAGGTCGGCCATCCGGCGCACCGCCTCGGCGGCACAGCTCTCTGCGGCGGCCAGGTCACCGAGGCCGAGATGGGCGGCGGCCAGCCCGGACAGCACCCGCACGGCGTTGTACGGGTCGACGTCGGACAGCCCGGCGAAGATCTCCCCGGCCTCCGTCAACAGCGGTAGCGCGTCGGCGGGTCGACCGGTCCGGGTGAGCAGCATGCCCAGGTTGAGGCAGGACAGGCCCACGCTCCGTACGTCCGGCAGCGCCCGCCGCCCGGCGAGCACCCGGGCGTACGCCTCCGCCGCCTGTTCTTCCCGGTCGGTGTCGGCGTAGAGGGTGGCCAGGCCCTCCTCTGCGTCGACGACCCCCTGGGCGTCGCCCGCCTGGCGGTACCGGTCGACCGCCGCCCGCCCGTGCTGCTCGGCCGCGTCGTACGCGCCGACCCGGCTGCAGGCCCGCGCCAACCGCTTGAGCATGTCCGCCTCGGCCCACACGTTTCCCCAGGCGCGGGCCGCCCGAACACCAAGATCATCGATCTCCAGCCGGTCCCGGTAGCTCTTCACGTAGAGGAGCAGGGGCCACATCACGTCGCTGAGCTGCCAGGCCAGCTCGTGGCGCCCCAGGCCGAAGGCGACCCGGCCCGCCGCCATCAGGTTGCCCCGCTCCCGATCCAGCCAGGCGAGGGCGGCGGCGCGGTCGGCGAACTCGGGTGGCCCCTCCAGGGGCCGCAGGAAGGTGTACGGCAGCCGCCGCCGGTAGGGGGTCACCACCAGGTCCGCCCGGCGCGCGGCGGCGAGGTAGAACTCCAGCATCGTGCGTACCACCGCCTGCCGGTCGGCCTCCGGGTCGCGCTGCTCCGACACCTCGCGGGCGCAGAGCCGAAGGATGTCGTGGAGCCGGAAGCGGTCCTCGGACACCTCGTCCAGCAGGCTCGCGTCCAGCAGCTCACCCACCAACGCCGCCACCCGGGCCGCGCCGCCGGCCCCCGCGCCGGCCACCGCCGCGACCAGGTCCACCCCGAACTCCGTCCCCGGGTGCAGGGCCAGCCTGCGGTACAACACCGACGCCTCCGGCGTCAGCGCCCGGTACGAGCACTGGAACATCGCCCTGATCGGCGAACCGTCCACCGTCGAGAGCCGGGCCAGCCGCTGCGTCTCGTCGGTCAACTCGGCGGCCATCCGTCGCACCGTCAGCTTGGGACGGAAGGCGAGCAGGCCGGCCGCCACGACGAGCGCGATGGGCAACCCACCGCAGAGCCCCGCCAGTTCCTCGGCCGGCCCGGGCTCCCGCAGGATCCGTTCCGGGCCCACCGCCCGCCCCAGCAGCTTCACCGCCTGTTCGGCCGGCAACGGACCCACGTCGAGCAGGCGGGCTCCGTCGGGCAGCAACCCGGTCAACCGACGCCGGCTGGTCACCACGACCGCCGCGGACGTCGAGGCCGGCAGCAGGTGCCTGACCTGGCCCGCCGAGAACGCGTCGTCGAGCAGCACCAGCAGGGACCTGTCCGCGGTCACCGAGCGGTAGAGGGCGACCTGCTCGGCCAGGTCCACGGGGATGCGGTCCGGCGCCACCCCGAGGGCCCGGAGGAAGGCCCCCAGCGCCACCCCCGGGTCCAATGGCTGGTCGCCGCTGAACCCCCGCAGATCGGCATAGAGCTGACCGTCCACGAACCGGTCCCGATTGCCGTGGGCCCACTGTCTCGCCAGCGCCGACTTACCCACGCCGCCGGGCCCGCACAGCACGGCGATGCTGTTTCCGCCCTCTGCGAGAAGGCCGTCCAGTGCTGACAACTCACTCAGCCGGGCGGTGAAGTTCCGCGACGGGGCAGGCAGTTGCCGGGGAATCGGAAAACGATCCGCGGGAACGCCGTTGAAATGCACACCCCCGTGGATCACCCCAGCCTGGATGCTGGCACCGGAAACGTGACCAGACTGCTCGTTGGACGTGGCGGACGACACCGTTTCCCCGACCCCGCGGAAATCCGCTCCCAATCGCCGCGCCCCCAATACGACTCGCCGAAAGCCCATTGACGGCAGGCCTAGAAAATGATGTCTCCCTGCACGTCACGCGCCTGGACGACCTTCCCGGCCGTCCCGCTGAAGTGGTTCACCACCTGGCCCTGAACGGCGACGACGCCCGCCCGCGACAGCCTGCGCCACTCTTCGTCGAGGGCAGCGGCGAAGTCGGGATCCCGGGCCATCACGTCAGCCAGTGCCGACGCGAGCGCGGCCTGTCGCCAACGCTCCTGCGGATGCTCGATCGCGGCATCAAGAACAGCCGATTCCTGCGTTTCCGCCCCGAACCGGGCACGGACCAGTTGGAACAGCGAGCCGATCGCGCTGCGGGCGCCGGCCGCAAGCGCCTCCGCCCCCTTGGTCGACAACGCCGTGGCGACAGCAAGGACTACCTGATCCTCCACACGCGCCCCCCGAATCAGGATTCACATAGACGTTTGGCGTTTCAGGCTTCGATCAGCCTAACGCATTCAGTCAACAGCTCCGAGCCTTCGGCAAGTGCCACAAAGCAGCAGATTTTCATCTATTTCTCAACAGAGACCCACAAATCAAGCAATAAGGCATACCACACAAACAGCGCCATGCGGTTATTTCGGACAGGCGATCGGCCACCTCCCGACGGATCGACTTACTGCCCCCTGAGGCGATAACGTCCACCCTCATGATCGCACCAATGCTGATAGCGCTGGCCATCGCAGGCATCGCCACCAAGCTATCGGCACTTCACTCGGAGTTAGCACATAACTTCGCTTTGCACATGCCCGAGACGGAGACAGTCCTAGTGTATTCATCGTTCTGGTATAAGTGGGTCACTTCCACTGGGGCGCACGTCATGGAACCGCTGATCAACTCGATGACTTTCTGAGAGCTTTGACTACTTAACGCAGTTACTGCGATTGCGTTACGTGTGCGCTGCCGGCCACGGCCGGCAGCGCACACTCCCTTCCAGCGCTCTCGATGCAGCGACTCGCCCGGAGACACCGATCCCGGAATACTCCGGACGCTGGCGGCCCTCCGGCAGGCGTGGCCAGCCGGGCCCCGCCGGAAGCTACCCGCCCCGTCTTGTCGCCAGCACGGCGAGACGAGGCCCTGTTCCGACCGAGAGAAGCCGTCCCCCTGCCGCCGCCGGTAACCGGCACCACAGCCAGGAGGATGCCTGCGCAGGTCTGCTGACGAGGCTGCCGGACTCTCCAACCGCTCCCGCTTCGGCTGCACCCCCGCTACGGCACGATCAACGCGACGCCCGTCAGGGCGAGATCGAGGTCCAGCGCGGTGAGTCCATCCGCGTCGAGGACGGGGAGCGCCTGCCGGTCCATCGGTGGCGGCTGGTGGTCGTGGTGGCGTGCCGGTAGTTTCGGGTCGAATGCGGTTTCTGTCTTCGATCGGAGAGTCGGCTCCGTGTCGCATATCGAGAAGATCACCGGTGAGTTGCGTGCGCTCTCGACGGGTGTCGAGCGTGCGCAGGGTCTGGTGGCTGCTGCCCGCGATCAGGCGCAGGAGGTGGCGCTGCGGGCTGCGGGTGCCGGTTTCGTCGCGGTGGCGGCGGGGCTGACGCGGGTCGGCAGCGCCATCGCGGAAATCCAGGGCGGCCTGGCCAGTGTTTCCGCTTCGATCGGGGAGGCGACGAAGGCCACCGCGGCCGTGCCGCGCGAGGCCACCTCGCAGGAGACGATCGCCGGGTTGGCCCCTGTTCAGGCCGCGGTGGGCAGCGCGCGCGACGTCACGGCCGGCGTCATCGCCCAAGTCGGTGAGGCACAGCAGCTCGTTGCCATGATCCTTCAGGGCGGGCAGCCCGGTCCGCTGCTCCAGTCCCTCGACGGCATCAGGCAAGTCCTGGTCCTGGTGGTCCAACGCACCGGCACCGCCCGGCAACATGTCGAGGCGGCGATCGCCGAGGCGCGACAGCTCGGCTCCTCGGGAAACTGACCGGGGCCGGCGGTCCCACGCCGACCGGCCCGACCCCGTCCCCGACCAGCACCCCGACCGACCGAGCCGCCGTCCCCGACGGTGGGCCGCGCCGGACAGGCGGGCGGTGGGGGCGAGCAACGAGCGGGGCCGACGAGCCGCCCACCGCCGCGCAGCCGGAAGCGCCACCCAGCCGGCGCTCGCGCCGGGCGGGGACGAACAGCCCGCGCGGGCCAGGTCGAACTGGCCGCAGCGCTGACTCCGCACAGGGCGGGCCGTGAGGGCCGAACTCCCGCGACAACACCCCTTCAGGGCACCTGGTCACATGCGGTGAAGAGGGCGACCAACGCGGTCAAGAGGCCGAATGCCACCCTCGGCCCTCAAGAGCCCAGCGCATGAATGGCCCTGACGGCACCAAGCCCCGCCCGAGCCGGGCGGCGACGGCACCGTGACCCTGCCGCCATCACCGAGCCGAGTGCTCGCGGGTGCTCACACCAAGGCGCAGAATCCGACAATACTCGCATAAAGGGCGGCGGCCGAACAATGATGTCGGGCTATTGTCCCAGCTCAACGGTGGGCCGCCTGGGACTCGAACCCAGAACCTAAGGATTAAAAGTAACCAGAAGCGGATGAAACTCCTCCGCTGCGGCCAAGTGGCCAGGTCGAGTCCTTTGGTCCGGATTCCTGCTGTGCTGTCCAGCCGCGTTCGCGCTGTTCCACGCCAGGTGTACCCGGTGAGGCGTGGTGAACGACGGTGGTCGAGGTCGACGTCCAGGATCCGCGCCGTGAATCCGTCCGTGTCGGCGACATACGAGCACCCGTGGAGCACCCGACGATCTGGTGTCGTCAGCCCTGGCTGGATCGAGCAGCGGCAGTTGGGCATCGGGTGCGGGAAGCCATGTTCGGGCAGGTCGTCGTCGGCGTCGGGGGACTTAGAACTCCTAACTCTGGGTGCGTTGGAGTTGGCGCCAGCAGATGAGGGCGCAGGCGAGGCTGAGGAAGGCTTCGTGGATGTCGTCGCGGATTTCCCAGCGGATGCGCAGGCGGCGGAACCAGTGCAGCCAGGCGATGGTGCGTTCCACGACCCAGCGTTGGGTGCCGAGGCCGGAGCCGTGGGGTGTGCCGCGTCGGGCGATGACCGGGGTGACGCCGCGGGCCCGGACTTGTTGGCGGTGGCTGTCGTAGTCGTAGCCCCGATCGGCGTACAGCCGGTCGGGGCGACGCCTCGGTGGCCCTGGCCGGCCGCCGATCGCGGGGATGGCGTCGAGCAGGGCGGTGGTCTGGGTGGAGTCGTGCCTGTTCCCGCCGGTCAGTGTGACCGCGAGGGGGATGCCGCCGGCGTCGGTGATGACGTGGTGTTTCGAGCCAGGCTTGCGGCGGTCGACCGGGCTCGGACCGGTTTTGGGCCGCCCTTGAGCGCCCGGATGTGGGAGCCGTCGATCACCGCCCTCGACAGGTCCAACTGCCCCGCGCCGCGCAGCCGGGCCAGCAGCAGCTCGTGCAACCGCTGCCACACCCCAGCCTGGTTCCAGTCCCGCAACCGGCGCCAGCAGGTCATCCCGCAGCCGAACCCGAGTTCCTGGGGCAGGTACTCCCAGGGGATCGCGGTGTAGAGCACGAACAGGATCCCGCACAACACCTTCCGGTCATCCAACGGCTTACGCCCCGGGTACCGGCTGCGGCGTGGTGGGCGGGGTGGCAACAGCGGCGCGATCTCGGCCCACAACTCGTCCGAGACGATCCACGGCGGCTGCTCACCCCTCCTCACGTTCAGACGGAACGACCCTCACATCCAGTCGGTTACGCCCAACTCATTAAGTTAGGACCTCTTAGGCCAATCGCGGTCCGGATCGCTCCTTACGCATGGAGTTGTGTGCGGTCCCCACCCGTCGTAGCCGGGTGGTGCGCCAGTGGACGAGGTGTCGCGGGGGTGCGTGGAGTATTGGGGTGGTCGGAGCGAGGAACCCGCAACCAGTCGGCCAGCAGTTCCTCAATACAGGGCCTCGCGCCAGAATTCAAGGCTGTCGCGGACGAGTGGGATGTTCGGGTGGTCGGCTTCAAGGACCCGGAGGAGATCGGGGAGTAAATCCTCGAAGGCGGTGACGGCACCCACCAGATCCCCAGTCTCACCACGCCAGGAGGCGAGATTGCGGCGGGCGGTCAGGGTATCCGGGTGATCGCTTCCGAGGACCCGCAGGAGGTCGGGAAGCAGTGCCTCGTAGGCGGCGACGGCACCTGCCGGATCGCCGGCCTGACCACGCCAGTGGGCGAGGTCGTTACGGGTTGTCAGGACCGCTTGGTGGTCGGCTCCGAGAATCCGCTCTCGATCGCTGAGCAGGTCTTCGTGGGCCGCGACAGCGCCCGCCAAATCCCCACTCTCACTACGCCAGGAGGCAAGGTCGAGGCGGGCGGTCAGGGTATCCGGGTGATCGCTTCCAAGAACCCGGATGAAGTCGGGAAGCAGTGCCTCGTAGGCGGCGGCGGCACCTGCCGGATCGCCAGCCTGACCACGCCAGAAGGCGAGATTGCGGCGGGCGGTCAGGGTATCCAGGTGATTGTTTTCGTGGATCCGGATGAGGTCGGGAAGCAGTGCCTCGTAGGCGGCGACGGCACCTGCCGGATCGCCAGCCTGACCACGCCAGTAGGCCAGGTCGAGGCGAGTAAGCAGGGTATGCGGGTGGTCGGCTCCGAGAACTCGCATCTGGTCGGAGAGCAGTTCCGTAAAACCGACTACGGCACCCGCCGGATTTCCAGCCCGACCGCGCCAGTAGGTGAGGGCGTGACGGGTGCTCAGAGTGCCCGGGTCGTCGGGGCCGAGCACCCGTAGCCGATCGGCGAGAAGCTTCTCGCAGGCCGCAGCGGCGCTAGCTGGATCTCCAGCCTCACCACGCCAGGAGGCAAGATAGTGACGGCTGCTCAGGGTGGTCGGGTGGTCAGGGCCGAGGTGCCCGTTGGCGGTGTTGTACAGGGTGTGGAAATACTCGGCCGCGGCGGCGGCCTGGCCGGTAACACCAAGGCTACGGCCAGCGTCGAACAGGACCTGGTAGGCGCCGTGAGTCCACAGCAAGTGGCCCGTGTAGGCACCCAAGGCGGCGGTATTGGCGCGCAGGGTTTGGGAGTGCTCCCGGTCGCGTTCGATCTTCGGCCAGATCTCGTGCAGGGCGTTGGCTGCGGTCACAGCCAGAACGTCGATGTGATCGCTGCAGGCTTCCCGGACGACCCGTTGTAGGAGTGCATGAACCCGGACGGTGCCGGCACCTGGGGTGATCGTTGCGAGACTGAGTTGGACAAGGTTGTCCAGGGCGTCGGTGACGTCACCGTCCTCGACCGGTTTACCGGTACGTATCTCTAGGTAGGCCCGGACGGCACGAGAAGTGAACACGGTGACGAGAATCCCGTTCCCGTCCAGTAGGGCGGCGAGTTCCAGCACCGGTCGCGCTAGGCCGGTCGGGGACAAGGTGTCGGCCCGGTCGATGGATAGCGACCAGGTGGCGGCAACGGTGTGGGGATAGTCGTCCGGCAAAGCACGGGGAGCCAGTTCGGCCAGGCGCCGACGGCGGTCGACGAGACGGCGGCGATAGCCGGCGCAGGTCATGTTCGTGCGGTCCAGGATGTACGCGGCGGCCTGCGCCAACGCCAGGGGTAGATGCCCGAGGTCGTCGGCCAGGCCGACGGCCTCATCGAGCCGGAACGGGTGGCAGCCGAGCTTCGCGGCCAGGTAGGTGGCGGCCTCGTCGGAGGTGAAGACGTTCACGTCGATACGGCGTCGGCCGGCGATCAGGGCGCTGTCGGTGCTGCGAGTGGTCACCACGGTGCGTCCCGACCTGGTGTTCGGTGGCCATAGACCGCGTAGGTCGTTGGGGTCGGTGACGTCGTCCAGGACGATCAACCATCGGCATTGGCTGGTGGCCAGCCAGGCCAGGAACCGACCGGCAGCATGGTCCGAGCTGGGGCCATCAACGCCGGTGGTGTCAGCGAAGGCCTGAGCGTAGCTGGTGACCACCGCCGAGCGCGATGTCGCGGACACCCACACCAGCAGATCTAGGCCGCCGCTTCCCGACAGGCGATGGGCCAAGCCAGCGGCGAGCTGAGTCTTGCCGACCCCGCCGAGCCCAGCCACCACCTGACACACCACCGCACCGTGGCTGGCCACCGCCGTCTCGAGAATTCGGTCGGCCGCGCGTTCCTGCCTACAGTGTGCCTCTGCCGGCACCACTCCAACCTGATGCGGCCACTTCACCGGGGCACGGCCGTTGATTGTCACCGGCGCATAGAACACCCCGGCGGCACCAGAGTTGGCCGTGACCGCAACCCATGGGGCGTCGGCACCGGGAACGGAAGGCCCTACACCGTCCCCGGTGAGACTGGGGGGACCGACGCCCCCTGCTGAAACGTCACCGGTGCGTAGAACTGCCCCACCGCTCCATGGTTCGCGGCCACGTTGTAGACGCCGGCTCGGGCTCCTGTGGGGTCCGCCTGTGCCAGCACCGCCCGCGCTGCTGTGAGAATCTGTTCATCGGCGTCTGCGCCGACAGCCTGTAGGTCCTCACCGAGACGAGCCCGCCACACCCCCGGGTCGGTGACCCGCCCGTCCAGCCGCCGTACCGCCTGCTCACGACCGTGCAATCGCCTGGCCAGCAGGTCCTTCAGCCCAACGTAAGCGTCCTGCACCGCGCTGGTGGCACCCGCAGTCGCTGCAGCCGCCAAAGCTGCCAGGATCAACTCCACCCCGGTCATCGCACCCTCCACATGAGACTACGATTGTGGCAGCACACGGCCAGCCGCAATACCCCGTTGCCTATTCGCCAGCGGTGGCGGCTGGTGGTCGTGAGGGCACCCGGTAGTTTCGGGTCGAATGCGGTTTCTGTCTTCGATCGGAGAGTCGGCTTCGTGTCGCATATCGAGAAGATCACCGGTGAGTTGCGTGCGCTCTCGACGGGTGTCGAGCGTGCGCAGGGTCTGGTGGCTGCTGCCCGCGATCAGGCGCAGGAGGTGGCGCTGCGGGCTG
This genomic window contains:
- a CDS encoding DUF6244 family protein, which produces MSHIEKITGELRALSTGVERAQGLVAAARDQAQEVALRAAGAGFVAVAAGLTRVGSAIAEIQGGLASVSASIGEATKATAAVPREATSQETIAGLAPVQAAVGSARDVTAGVIAQVGEAQQLVAMILQGGQPGPLLQSLDGIRQVLVLVVQRTGTARQHVEAAIAEARQLGSSGN
- a CDS encoding tetratricopeptide repeat protein; translated protein: MFYAPVTINGRAPVKWPHQVGVVPAEAHCRQERAADRILETAVASHGAVVCQVVAGLGGVGKTQLAAGLAHRLSGSGGLDLLVWVSATSRSAVVTSYAQAFADTTGVDGPSSDHAAGRFLAWLATSQCRWLIVLDDVTDPNDLRGLWPPNTRSGRTVVTTRSTDSALIAGRRRIDVNVFTSDEAATYLAAKLGCHPFRLDEAVGLADDLGHLPLALAQAAAYILDRTNMTCAGYRRRLVDRRRRLAELAPRALPDDYPHTVAATWSLSIDRADTLSPTGLARPVLELAALLDGNGILVTVFTSRAVRAYLEIRTGKPVEDGDVTDALDNLVQLSLATITPGAGTVRVHALLQRVVREACSDHIDVLAVTAANALHEIWPKIERDREHSQTLRANTAALGAYTGHLLWTHGAYQVLFDAGRSLGVTGQAAAAAEYFHTLYNTANGHLGPDHPTTLSSRHYLASWRGEAGDPASAAAACEKLLADRLRVLGPDDPGTLSTRHALTYWRGRAGNPAGAVVGFTELLSDQMRVLGADHPHTLLTRLDLAYWRGQAGDPAGAVAAYEALLPDLIRIHENNHLDTLTARRNLAFWRGQAGDPAGAAAAYEALLPDFIRVLGSDHPDTLTARLDLASWRSESGDLAGAVAAHEDLLSDRERILGADHQAVLTTRNDLAHWRGQAGDPAGAVAAYEALLPDLLRVLGSDHPDTLTARRNLASWRGETGDLVGAVTAFEDLLPDLLRVLEADHPNIPLVRDSLEFWREALY
- a CDS encoding tetratricopeptide repeat protein; this translates as MDGQLYADLRGFSGDQPLDPGVALGAFLRALGVAPDRIPVDLAEQVALYRSVTADRSLLVLLDDAFSAGQVRHLLPASTSAAVVVTSRRRLTGLLPDGARLLDVGPLPAEQAVKLLGRAVGPERILREPGPAEELAGLCGGLPIALVVAAGLLAFRPKLTVRRMAAELTDETQRLARLSTVDGSPIRAMFQCSYRALTPEASVLYRRLALHPGTEFGVDLVAAVAGAGAGGAARVAALVGELLDASLLDEVSEDRFRLHDILRLCAREVSEQRDPEADRQAVVRTMLEFYLAAARRADLVVTPYRRRLPYTFLRPLEGPPEFADRAAALAWLDRERGNLMAAGRVAFGLGRHELAWQLSDVMWPLLLYVKSYRDRLEIDDLGVRAARAWGNVWAEADMLKRLARACSRVGAYDAAEQHGRAAVDRYRQAGDAQGVVDAEEGLATLYADTDREEQAAEAYARVLAGRRALPDVRSVGLSCLNLGMLLTRTGRPADALPLLTEAGEIFAGLSDVDPYNAVRVLSGLAAAHLGLGDLAAAESCAAEAVRRMADLGSDNERAEAVVLLGRIARRRGDDEAARQHYREAAGVFDRLGSPRLPDVLRLLDEAGGGAGEA
- a CDS encoding IS5 family transposase (programmed frameshift) translates to MVSDELWAEIAPLLPPRPPRRSRYPGRKPLDDRKVLCGILFVLYTAIPWEYLPQELGFGCGMTCWRRLRDWNQAGVWQRLHELLLARLRGAGQLDLSRAVIDGSHIRALKGGPKTGPSPVDRRKPGSKHHVITDAGGIPLAVTLTGGNRHDSTQTTALLDAIPAIGGRPGPPRRRPDRLYADRGYDYDSHRQQVRARGVTPVIARRGTPHGSGLGTQRWVVERTIAWLHWFRRLRIRWEIRDDIHEAFLSLACALICWRQLQRTQS